The following coding sequences lie in one Thermomicrobium sp. 4228-Ro genomic window:
- a CDS encoding NAD(+)/NADH kinase: MAQRFGLVAAHGKPEAQELAEEIEQWLAAHACDVVGESELAETWMGRDVIIAIGGDGLIMRVAHSYPGIPILGINVGRVGFLALAERENWQRALQDLVEGRYTVQEGPTLAVQLERHGQTLVDSWAINDVVVRAGYQLIEVELYVDGQFVNTYPGDGMIVATPQGSTAYCMAAGGPVLTAGVRGFAVTPICPHSPIRIALVVPEHATIEQVYLSDREARLIIDGEAVSALERGDLVRITRGVQTFRLVVLPGTNFYEAFRSKFNFQIRPEAQPSRGNDRATPSSAR; this comes from the coding sequence ATGGCACAACGGTTCGGCTTGGTCGCAGCCCACGGCAAGCCCGAAGCGCAGGAGCTCGCCGAGGAAATCGAGCAGTGGCTCGCGGCCCACGCGTGCGACGTTGTCGGTGAAAGCGAGCTCGCTGAGACGTGGATGGGGCGTGACGTCATCATCGCGATCGGCGGCGACGGGCTGATCATGCGTGTCGCGCATTCGTACCCCGGCATCCCGATTCTCGGTATCAACGTGGGGCGCGTCGGCTTCCTGGCCCTGGCTGAGCGGGAGAACTGGCAGCGTGCACTCCAGGACCTGGTCGAAGGCCGGTACACCGTTCAGGAAGGGCCGACACTCGCCGTCCAGCTCGAACGACACGGTCAGACGCTCGTCGATTCCTGGGCGATCAATGACGTCGTCGTCCGCGCCGGCTACCAGCTGATCGAAGTCGAACTGTACGTCGATGGCCAGTTCGTCAATACCTACCCTGGGGATGGCATGATCGTCGCGACACCACAGGGAAGTACCGCCTACTGCATGGCCGCCGGTGGTCCGGTCTTGACCGCTGGAGTTCGCGGCTTCGCTGTGACGCCTATCTGCCCCCATTCCCCGATCCGTATCGCGCTCGTCGTACCGGAGCACGCGACGATCGAGCAGGTCTACCTCAGCGATCGCGAGGCGCGCTTGATCATCGACGGAGAAGCTGTGTCTGCACTCGAGCGAGGCGACCTCGTCCGTATCACCCGAGGTGTGCAGACATTCCGGCTCGTCGTACTGCCGGGGACGAATTTCTACGAGGCATTCCGGAGCAAGTTCAACTTTCAGATCCGGCCGGAAGCGCAGCCGAGCCGGGGAAACGATCGAGCTACTCCGTCAAGCGCGCGGTAG
- a CDS encoding bifunctional 4-hydroxy-2-oxoglutarate aldolase/2-dehydro-3-deoxy-phosphogluconate aldolase, protein MTWIETYRLIAVIRLDDLSCAERLAEALYDGGVRVLEFTYTNREAGRAIEQVRRRFDGLCLVGAGTVLDAETARQAMLSGAQFIVTPTLRRETIEICRRYAITSVIGAFTPTEILTAWEWGADYIKVNPASLAGPSYFKDVLAPLPQVKLIPSGGVTLETAPAFLAAGAVAVAVGSHLVDRQLVAQQDWAALRERARRWAELVARPERGVPVS, encoded by the coding sequence GTGACCTGGATCGAAACCTATCGGCTCATCGCCGTCATCCGTTTGGACGATCTCAGCTGCGCCGAACGACTGGCGGAGGCACTGTACGACGGGGGCGTGCGGGTTCTCGAGTTTACCTACACGAATCGTGAGGCAGGCCGGGCGATCGAACAGGTGCGGAGGCGGTTCGACGGCCTCTGCCTGGTCGGTGCCGGAACGGTCCTCGATGCCGAGACCGCGCGCCAGGCCATGCTGAGTGGTGCCCAGTTCATCGTGACGCCCACGCTGCGTCGGGAGACGATCGAGATCTGCCGCCGCTACGCGATCACGAGCGTGATCGGTGCTTTCACGCCGACCGAAATCCTCACGGCGTGGGAATGGGGCGCGGACTACATCAAGGTCAACCCGGCGAGCCTGGCGGGACCGAGTTACTTCAAGGACGTGCTCGCGCCGTTGCCCCAAGTGAAGCTCATCCCGTCCGGCGGTGTGACGCTCGAGACTGCGCCAGCGTTTCTGGCTGCCGGAGCAGTCGCCGTCGCAGTGGGTAGTCATCTCGTCGATCGCCAATTGGTGGCGCAGCAGGATTGGGCAGCGTTGCGTGAGCGTGCCCGGCGCTGGGCCGAACTCGTCGCTCGGCCGGAGCGTGGAGTCCCGGTGTCGTGA
- the recO gene encoding DNA repair protein RecO, which yields MSESRRSRESERIRLFRVEALVLRRRDLGEADRILTLFTREVGKIRAVAKGVRRPQSRLAGHLDLFARTNVLLARGRELDIVTQAQLVESYAGLRQDPWRVGWAGYLADLTDRATAEGDPQPSLYDLLAESFRLLTSRRDPFPIVRRFEMRLLVLLGYQPELFVCPRCGKRLVPGRLAYVPDLGGVVCGACVTEASSEIPLSVGAVKALRLLLADRWEALEQRALSQQLRSQIETTIQAALRAHVPGPLPSAEVAAVLDRREGSERDEDSAPSLAGTSS from the coding sequence GTGAGCGAGAGCCGTCGTTCACGCGAGAGCGAGCGCATCCGGCTCTTCCGGGTGGAAGCACTGGTGCTCCGCCGGCGAGACCTGGGCGAAGCCGATCGGATCCTGACGCTCTTCACGCGAGAGGTGGGGAAGATCAGAGCAGTCGCCAAGGGAGTGCGCCGGCCGCAGAGTCGATTGGCTGGCCACCTCGATCTCTTCGCCCGGACCAACGTGCTGCTCGCCCGGGGTCGCGAGCTGGACATCGTCACCCAGGCACAGCTGGTCGAGTCGTATGCCGGTCTCCGGCAGGATCCCTGGCGGGTCGGTTGGGCAGGCTATCTCGCTGACCTCACCGATCGTGCGACGGCGGAAGGCGATCCGCAGCCGTCGTTGTATGACCTACTGGCCGAGAGTTTCCGTCTGCTCACGAGCCGGCGCGATCCGTTTCCGATCGTTCGCCGCTTCGAGATGCGGTTACTCGTCTTGCTCGGCTACCAGCCAGAACTCTTCGTCTGCCCGCGCTGCGGAAAGCGCCTCGTTCCGGGACGGCTGGCGTATGTGCCGGACCTCGGGGGTGTCGTCTGTGGCGCATGCGTGACTGAGGCGTCGTCGGAAATCCCGCTGAGTGTCGGCGCAGTGAAAGCCTTGCGTCTCCTTCTGGCTGATCGGTGGGAAGCGCTGGAGCAGCGGGCATTGAGCCAGCAACTCCGGAGCCAGATCGAAACCACGATCCAGGCTGCCCTCCGTGCGCACGTGCCGGGCCCGTTGCCGTCAGCCGAGGTAGCTGCCGTGCTCGACCGTCGTGAGGGAAGCGAGCGCGATGAGGATTCCGCTCCATCCCTGGCAGGAACGAGCAGCTGA
- a CDS encoding purine-nucleoside phosphorylase, whose protein sequence is MRIPLHPWQERAADRAAELAAESGLAPLVFVVLGSGLGALPAGLVVEGRVVLDEVTGIAATAVPGHARELVLARWDGVPVWLCLGRYHLYQGLTAAQVAAPVAMLAKLPVRSVLLTNAAGGLNPSLNPGDLVLVRDHLAVPSLAGQHPLVPPAGPVQFFSLRDAYDPGLRSALRATAASCGVTLTEGTYAWVAGPTFETPAELRWLRLAGADVVGMSTVPEVIMARALGFRVAALSVVTNRAVPEEPLVPTHEEVTAIGEQARPRLFTLLRTALPRLVGDEPASQ, encoded by the coding sequence ATGAGGATTCCGCTCCATCCCTGGCAGGAACGAGCAGCTGACCGCGCAGCGGAACTCGCTGCTGAGTCTGGACTCGCTCCGCTCGTTTTCGTGGTGCTCGGATCCGGCCTCGGTGCGCTCCCAGCTGGTCTCGTCGTCGAAGGGCGAGTGGTGCTGGACGAGGTGACGGGAATCGCTGCGACCGCCGTGCCAGGACACGCACGTGAGCTGGTGCTCGCGCGGTGGGACGGCGTGCCAGTCTGGCTCTGTCTCGGACGGTATCACCTCTACCAGGGATTGACGGCCGCTCAGGTGGCGGCACCGGTCGCGATGCTCGCGAAGTTGCCGGTTCGCAGTGTGCTCCTCACCAACGCGGCGGGGGGCCTGAATCCGTCCTTGAATCCGGGAGATCTGGTCCTGGTCCGCGATCACCTGGCCGTTCCCAGCCTGGCCGGCCAGCATCCGCTCGTTCCACCAGCTGGCCCGGTGCAGTTTTTCAGCTTGCGCGATGCGTACGATCCGGGTCTGCGGAGCGCGTTGCGGGCCACTGCTGCGTCCTGCGGGGTCACTCTCACGGAGGGCACCTACGCGTGGGTGGCTGGGCCGACGTTCGAAACCCCGGCTGAATTGCGTTGGCTCCGGTTGGCCGGAGCGGACGTCGTCGGGATGTCGACAGTGCCGGAAGTGATCATGGCACGAGCGCTTGGATTCCGGGTCGCAGCACTCTCGGTCGTGACCAACCGGGCAGTTCCCGAAGAGCCGCTGGTGCCGACGCACGAGGAGGTGACCGCGATCGGCGAACAGGCACGCCCGCGGTTGTTCACTCTCCTGCGAACAGCACTTCCCCGCCTGGTGGGCGACGAGCCGGCGAGCCAGTGA
- the smpB gene encoding SsrA-binding protein SmpB → MSKGTAKGRADEKVIAVNRKAYHDYFIEEELEAGIQLTGSEIKSIRAGRVNLRDAYARIEDGELWLIGMHVSPWPGASGKHQHDPTRPRKLLVHKHELDYLRGKLEKRGYTLVPLRLVIRRGLAKVDLGLARGKKQYDKREAIAEREARREMERALRPRW, encoded by the coding sequence ATGAGTAAGGGAACGGCGAAGGGCCGCGCGGACGAGAAGGTCATCGCGGTCAATCGCAAAGCCTATCATGATTACTTCATCGAAGAGGAGCTGGAGGCAGGCATCCAGCTGACCGGATCGGAGATCAAGTCCATCCGCGCTGGACGCGTCAACCTCCGGGATGCCTATGCCCGCATCGAGGACGGGGAACTCTGGCTCATCGGCATGCACGTGAGCCCCTGGCCCGGCGCGAGCGGAAAGCACCAGCACGATCCGACACGACCGCGCAAGCTTCTGGTTCACAAGCACGAACTCGACTACTTGCGCGGCAAGCTCGAAAAGCGAGGGTACACGCTCGTCCCCTTGCGTCTCGTCATCCGGCGGGGATTAGCGAAGGTCGATCTCGGCCTAGCACGCGGCAAGAAGCAATACGACAAGCGCGAGGCGATCGCCGAGCGCGAGGCCCGTCGCGAGATGGAGCGCGCGCTGAGGCCACGCTGGTAA
- a CDS encoding class I SAM-dependent methyltransferase, with the protein MDAYDVIAEFYDLEFADFDTDVDLYLAFAQRSGDPILEVGCGTGRLLVPLARAGYTVHGVDRSPAMLERARRRLEQEGLTQVRLYQADMVDLHELPDEFYRLVIVALNGFLHLPEREAQQRALRELHRVLRTGGLLVLDVLHPTPEQLRALEQPLAWDGSWQLPDGSRLDRFASRSVQPAEQTITTTLFYDRTDGKTGAVERRVATYTLRYVHRFELELLLETAGFDIEAVYGSYDLEPLSDESPSLLVVAQRRVDSAILARR; encoded by the coding sequence GTGGACGCCTACGACGTCATCGCTGAATTTTACGATCTCGAGTTCGCCGACTTCGACACCGACGTCGATCTCTATCTGGCGTTCGCCCAACGGAGCGGCGACCCGATTCTCGAGGTGGGATGCGGGACGGGGCGACTGCTCGTTCCATTGGCCCGCGCCGGGTACACCGTGCACGGCGTCGACCGTTCTCCGGCCATGCTCGAGCGGGCTCGCCGGCGTCTCGAGCAGGAGGGGCTCACACAGGTCCGCCTCTACCAGGCCGATATGGTCGATCTCCACGAGCTTCCGGACGAGTTCTATCGCCTGGTGATCGTTGCGCTGAACGGCTTCCTCCACCTGCCTGAGCGCGAGGCGCAGCAGCGGGCGCTCCGGGAACTGCACCGCGTGCTCCGGACGGGTGGGCTGCTGGTACTCGATGTGCTCCATCCGACGCCGGAACAGCTCCGTGCGCTCGAGCAACCGCTGGCCTGGGACGGAAGCTGGCAGCTGCCCGACGGCAGCCGGCTCGATCGGTTCGCTAGTCGGTCGGTGCAGCCCGCCGAGCAGACGATCACGACCACGCTCTTCTACGATCGGACGGACGGGAAGACCGGAGCGGTCGAGCGGCGGGTGGCCACCTACACGCTCCGCTACGTCCATCGTTTCGAACTGGAGCTGCTGCTGGAAACGGCGGGGTTCGACATCGAGGCGGTGTACGGGTCGTACGACCTGGAGCCGCTGTCCGACGAAAGCCCGTCATTGCTCGTCGTCGCCCAGCGGCGGGTGGACTCGGCTATACTCGCTCGGCGTTGA
- a CDS encoding dTDP-4-dehydrorhamnose 3,5-epimerase family protein, translating to MIHGVEIKRLVTHVDERGSLTELIRCDDPFFEKFGQCYVSVSWPGVIRAWHWHKKQTDYFVCIRGMIKVPLFDLRPDSPTYRELNEFFLGDDNRIVLKIPPGVAHGFKNIGTEPCYLLNFPTEPYNPDDPDEYRLPYDTPEIPYSWDIKYR from the coding sequence GTGATCCACGGAGTGGAGATCAAGCGGTTGGTGACGCACGTCGACGAGCGTGGTTCCCTGACCGAACTGATCCGCTGTGACGATCCGTTCTTCGAGAAGTTCGGCCAGTGTTACGTGTCGGTCTCCTGGCCGGGAGTCATCCGAGCCTGGCACTGGCATAAGAAGCAGACTGACTACTTCGTCTGCATTCGCGGGATGATCAAGGTGCCACTCTTCGATCTCCGGCCAGACTCGCCGACCTATCGCGAGCTCAACGAGTTCTTTCTCGGCGACGACAACCGGATCGTCCTGAAGATCCCCCCGGGCGTCGCGCACGGCTTCAAGAATATCGGCACCGAGCCGTGCTATCTGCTCAATTTCCCCACTGAGCCCTACAACCCGGACGATCCCGACGAATACCGGTTGCCATACGATACACCGGAAATTCCGTATTCCTGGGACATCAAGTACCGCTGA
- the aroA gene encoding 3-phosphoshikimate 1-carboxyvinyltransferase — protein sequence MSLHRTYPERLAIQPVERPVDTDVRLPGSKSLTNRALVLAALARGTSVLEGALWSEDSLVMVDSLRRLGIAVEVDAPAERMIVHGRGGEIPAERAELFVGNSGTTARFLTAMVALGPGEYVIDGVPRMRERPIQPLLEALQQLGVDAVSIAGTGCPPVRLRGGGIRGATVRMRGDVSSQYLSALLMIGPYLPQGLRVELEGELVSVPYVEMTLGVMADFGVEARHHGFRVFEVPGGQVYQARQYEIEPDASAASYFFALAAATGGRVRVLHLGERSRQGDVHFVELLQRMGCTVIREPDAITVIGRRPLRGIEADMNAISDTVPTLAALAPLAEGPVVIRNVQHIRYKETDRIAAVATELRRLGLAVDEFADGLAIYPGSVRPAVIRTYQDHRMAMSFAVLGCAVPGIVIDDPGCVAKTFPDFFERLEAALGRSRR from the coding sequence ATGTCGCTGCACCGTACGTATCCGGAGCGTCTCGCCATCCAGCCGGTCGAGCGGCCGGTGGATACCGACGTCCGCTTGCCGGGCTCGAAGAGCCTGACCAACCGCGCGCTCGTCCTCGCCGCACTGGCGCGTGGCACGAGCGTGCTCGAAGGGGCGCTCTGGAGCGAGGACAGCCTGGTCATGGTCGATTCGCTGCGCCGACTCGGCATCGCGGTCGAGGTCGACGCGCCGGCCGAGCGGATGATCGTCCACGGTCGTGGTGGGGAGATTCCCGCGGAACGAGCCGAGCTCTTCGTCGGCAACTCCGGCACGACCGCACGCTTCTTGACCGCCATGGTAGCGCTCGGCCCCGGCGAGTACGTGATCGACGGCGTACCACGCATGCGCGAACGACCGATCCAGCCGCTGCTCGAGGCGCTGCAGCAACTCGGTGTCGACGCTGTGTCGATCGCGGGGACCGGTTGTCCACCGGTTCGTCTCCGAGGGGGCGGTATCCGTGGTGCAACCGTGCGGATGCGCGGTGACGTGTCGAGCCAGTATCTCAGCGCGCTGCTCATGATCGGTCCGTACCTGCCGCAAGGGCTGCGGGTCGAGCTGGAAGGCGAGCTGGTTTCGGTTCCCTACGTCGAGATGACGCTCGGGGTCATGGCTGACTTCGGTGTCGAGGCGCGACACCACGGTTTCCGTGTCTTCGAGGTTCCGGGGGGACAGGTGTACCAGGCACGCCAGTACGAGATCGAACCGGACGCCTCTGCTGCCTCGTACTTCTTCGCACTCGCCGCTGCGACCGGCGGACGGGTACGGGTGCTGCATCTCGGTGAGCGTTCCAGGCAGGGAGACGTGCACTTCGTCGAGCTTCTGCAACGGATGGGTTGCACGGTGATCCGTGAACCGGACGCCATCACGGTGATCGGTCGACGCCCGCTGCGCGGGATCGAAGCGGACATGAACGCGATTTCCGACACTGTCCCGACGTTAGCGGCACTCGCCCCCCTCGCCGAGGGGCCAGTCGTGATCCGGAACGTGCAGCACATCCGGTACAAGGAGACGGATCGCATCGCGGCAGTCGCCACGGAACTGCGCCGCCTGGGCCTCGCGGTGGACGAGTTCGCGGATGGTCTGGCGATCTACCCTGGGTCAGTTCGGCCAGCTGTGATCCGAACCTACCAGGATCACCGCATGGCGATGAGTTTCGCAGTGCTCGGCTGCGCCGTCCCCGGGATCGTCATCGATGACCCTGGGTGCGTCGCCAAGACCTTTCCCGACTTTTTCGAGCGCCTCGAAGCGGCGCTCGGTCGAAGCCGCCGCTAG
- the aroC gene encoding chorismate synthase: MGSTFGKLFRITTWGESHGPALGVVVEGCPAGLELNEEIIQRDLDRRRVGQSEVTSPRQERDRVTILSGVFEGKTTGAPISLITYNADADSSKYEPLRDVFRPGHADYTYWVKYGHRDHRGGGRSSARETWGRVAAGAIARQLLRTVAGVEVYGFVRELAGISIETFDREEIDRNPVRCPDPVAAQKMVAAILEAKEQKTSVGGIVEVRAVNVPPGLGEPTMDKLDALIGYAMLSIPAVKGVEIGDGFAAARLRGHEHNDPFVMENGRVRTLTNHAGGMLGGISTGEEIIVRLAVKPTSSIARPQQTVDIHGNERTIVVEGRHDPSICPRVVPVAEAMLLLVLADCYLMNRAARL; this comes from the coding sequence ATGGGCAGTACGTTCGGCAAGCTGTTCCGTATCACAACGTGGGGCGAGTCACACGGACCGGCGCTGGGCGTCGTCGTCGAAGGATGCCCGGCTGGGCTGGAATTGAACGAGGAAATCATCCAACGCGACCTCGACCGGCGACGCGTCGGCCAGAGCGAAGTCACCTCGCCACGCCAGGAGCGTGACCGGGTCACGATCCTCTCCGGTGTCTTCGAAGGGAAGACGACGGGTGCCCCTATTTCGCTCATCACCTACAACGCGGACGCCGATTCGAGCAAGTACGAGCCACTGCGCGACGTGTTCCGTCCCGGACACGCCGACTACACCTACTGGGTGAAGTACGGCCATCGCGATCACCGCGGCGGCGGCCGCTCGAGCGCGCGCGAAACCTGGGGACGTGTCGCAGCCGGCGCGATCGCGCGGCAGCTGCTGCGCACGGTCGCTGGTGTCGAGGTCTACGGTTTCGTCCGCGAACTCGCCGGCATTTCGATCGAGACGTTCGATCGTGAAGAGATCGATCGGAATCCGGTACGGTGCCCCGATCCGGTCGCCGCCCAGAAGATGGTCGCAGCGATCCTCGAGGCGAAAGAGCAGAAGACGAGCGTCGGCGGCATCGTCGAGGTGCGCGCCGTCAACGTACCGCCTGGACTCGGTGAGCCGACGATGGACAAGCTCGATGCGCTGATCGGCTACGCCATGCTGAGCATCCCAGCCGTCAAGGGTGTCGAAATCGGTGACGGCTTCGCTGCTGCACGACTCCGCGGACACGAGCACAACGACCCCTTCGTCATGGAGAACGGGCGAGTGCGAACGCTGACCAACCATGCCGGTGGCATGCTGGGCGGGATCTCTACCGGTGAGGAGATCATCGTCCGGCTCGCGGTCAAGCCGACCTCATCGATCGCGCGGCCCCAGCAGACGGTCGATATCCACGGTAACGAGCGGACGATCGTCGTCGAGGGACGACACGACCCGTCCATCTGCCCGCGCGTCGTGCCAGTGGCCGAGGCGATGCTGCTCCTCGTCCTCGCCGACTGCTACTTGATGAACCGCGCCGCGCGGCTCTAG
- a CDS encoding GNAT family N-acetyltransferase: MVGSTLIVPLELGDLPRLRLKWGSRYSLQEVAQLVREAPGLSLWAPSTGEYVLAAPWRHRGEIVQVQELSSGTLTYHLVDALAETARARGKELLVMTQQYERRPPVFYEKTGFELLEEILVYEMVLYTIPPAPSRLRFERVTMEDPFTLGELLDLDHEAFDWLWWNTLEEFDEYMSDPRVDVYLGRERDGTPVSYVGVTRFRGWGHLDRLAVAPAFQGKGYGYESLVWAVRVLAARGAHRIGLSTQASNGRSRQLYERFGFRRVPDLDYQIWGRWLTEPLDDWSSRA, from the coding sequence ATGGTCGGATCGACACTGATCGTACCGCTCGAACTCGGCGACCTCCCTCGGCTCCGGCTCAAGTGGGGCAGCCGCTACAGCCTGCAAGAGGTTGCCCAACTGGTCCGGGAAGCCCCTGGTTTGTCACTCTGGGCCCCCAGCACGGGCGAGTATGTGCTCGCTGCCCCCTGGCGTCACCGTGGGGAAATCGTCCAAGTACAGGAACTCTCGTCGGGTACGCTAACCTACCATCTCGTGGACGCACTGGCCGAGACGGCGCGCGCTCGCGGCAAGGAACTCCTGGTCATGACACAGCAGTACGAGCGCAGGCCACCGGTATTCTACGAGAAAACGGGGTTCGAGCTGCTCGAGGAGATTCTCGTGTACGAGATGGTCCTGTACACGATTCCACCCGCCCCGAGCCGGCTCCGCTTCGAGCGTGTCACGATGGAGGACCCGTTCACGCTCGGTGAGCTTCTCGACCTCGACCACGAAGCGTTCGACTGGCTCTGGTGGAACACGCTCGAGGAATTCGACGAGTACATGAGCGATCCACGCGTCGATGTGTACCTGGGCCGCGAACGGGACGGAACCCCGGTGAGTTATGTCGGTGTGACGCGCTTTCGCGGCTGGGGACACCTCGACCGTCTCGCAGTCGCCCCAGCGTTCCAGGGGAAAGGGTATGGTTATGAATCGCTGGTGTGGGCGGTACGGGTCCTCGCCGCGCGCGGTGCACACCGGATCGGGCTGAGTACGCAGGCGAGCAACGGCCGCAGCCGGCAACTCTACGAGCGGTTCGGCTTCCGCCGAGTGCCGGATCTCGACTATCAGATCTGGGGGCGCTGGCTCACCGAACCGCTCGACGACTGGTCGAGCCGTGCCTAG
- a CDS encoding ABC transporter substrate-binding protein produces the protein MSRHGVIRLILTLMLVLTACRFAQSPAPTALPAIPTVTSTAAIPWATASTSTPHAFAPGTVLEAPPAPPPPPLAGEQVLVLPGSPDGPVTLDPALVRDVDSAFIVHQLFRGIVRFDADLQLVPDLAERIEIGPDGTTYTVQLRPDATFHDGSPITALDVKFSLERACDPALYGGDGRGLPAWGTLRDLVGAEDRLLGRRDDIPGIEVVDRFTLRLHLVAPRATFLQRLALPVASVVQRTNVDQGQDWWRHPVGSGPFRLLRWERDTIVLGPHPGYQPAPPYLREIRIRIGAAALSPLNQYERGQLDIAPVPLSAVDRFMAPESPYRAQLVVQPLFAGTYVFFNPAFPPLDDPVVRRALIEAFPQQKVADVTFQGKVTRADGIVPPGMAGRTWRGQVLPYDPMAARQALADRTLLLEIASSGSDLAVTLAQVWERELGITTDVLQLDWPDYLADLDARRLPIFVFSWIADYPDPEAILDALFATDSPYQPIVYENPDVQRWLEVARQAQDPSMRVAAFQRAQQAILDDAVVLPLVFDVEYLLVAPHVRDLPVTPLGILGLERVWIDHTRAAHHRPSEPVLFTWSDRH, from the coding sequence ATGAGCCGCCACGGCGTGATCCGCCTCATCCTCACGCTCATGCTCGTCCTCACCGCCTGCCGATTCGCGCAGAGCCCCGCACCGACCGCGCTGCCAGCCATCCCGACAGTGACCTCGACGGCAGCCATTCCCTGGGCGACCGCGAGCACCTCGACGCCCCACGCGTTCGCGCCGGGTACAGTCCTCGAAGCGCCCCCGGCCCCACCACCCCCGCCGCTCGCTGGGGAGCAAGTCCTCGTCCTCCCTGGCTCGCCCGATGGTCCGGTGACCCTCGATCCGGCACTCGTCCGAGACGTCGACTCGGCCTTCATCGTCCACCAGCTTTTCCGCGGTATCGTCCGCTTCGACGCCGATCTCCAGCTCGTTCCCGATTTGGCCGAGCGTATCGAGATCGGTCCCGACGGAACGACCTACACCGTGCAGTTGCGGCCTGACGCGACCTTCCACGACGGCTCACCGATCACCGCGCTCGATGTCAAGTTCTCGCTCGAACGTGCCTGCGATCCCGCACTCTACGGCGGCGATGGTCGCGGACTGCCGGCCTGGGGCACCTTGCGCGACCTGGTCGGTGCCGAGGATCGCTTGCTCGGTCGGCGAGATGACATTCCGGGCATCGAGGTCGTCGACCGGTTCACGCTCCGGCTCCATCTCGTCGCACCGCGGGCGACCTTTCTCCAGCGCCTCGCGTTGCCAGTCGCCAGTGTCGTGCAGCGTACCAACGTCGATCAGGGCCAGGACTGGTGGCGTCATCCCGTCGGGAGCGGCCCGTTCCGACTGCTCCGCTGGGAGCGAGACACGATCGTCCTGGGCCCACATCCCGGATACCAGCCAGCACCACCGTATCTCCGCGAAATCCGCATTCGTATCGGCGCCGCTGCGCTCTCGCCCCTCAACCAGTACGAGCGCGGGCAACTGGACATCGCTCCGGTCCCGCTCTCGGCAGTCGACCGGTTCATGGCGCCTGAATCGCCTTATCGTGCACAGCTCGTCGTGCAACCGCTCTTTGCCGGCACGTACGTGTTCTTCAATCCGGCTTTTCCACCACTCGACGATCCAGTCGTCCGCCGGGCCTTGATTGAAGCGTTTCCCCAGCAGAAGGTTGCTGACGTAACCTTCCAGGGCAAGGTAACCCGGGCCGACGGGATCGTGCCCCCGGGCATGGCCGGTCGCACGTGGCGTGGTCAGGTGCTCCCCTACGATCCGATGGCGGCTCGGCAGGCCCTGGCGGACCGCACGCTCCTCCTGGAAATCGCGAGCTCTGGGAGCGACCTGGCGGTGACGCTCGCGCAGGTGTGGGAGCGCGAACTCGGCATCACCACCGACGTGCTGCAGCTCGACTGGCCTGACTACCTGGCTGACCTCGATGCGCGGCGCCTCCCGATCTTCGTCTTCTCGTGGATCGCCGATTATCCGGACCCGGAGGCGATTCTCGACGCACTCTTCGCGACCGACAGTCCGTACCAGCCGATCGTGTACGAGAATCCCGACGTGCAACGCTGGCTCGAAGTAGCCCGACAGGCACAGGATCCCTCGATGAGGGTCGCCGCTTTCCAACGCGCACAGCAAGCGATCCTGGACGATGCCGTCGTCCTGCCGCTCGTCTTCGACGTGGAATACTTGTTGGTCGCACCACATGTCCGAGACCTGCCGGTGACACCGCTAGGTATCCTCGGACTGGAACGAGTCTGGATCGACCACACACGTGCCGCGCATCATCGACCGAGCGAACCGGTGCTGTTCACATGGTCGGATCGACACTGA
- a CDS encoding AAA family ATPase, with product MRIVLVGPCGAGKSTIARELSRHGLDVVVVGQEHSIIRDLWRRPHPDLVVFLDASLETVRARRGSDWPEWLYRTEQERLAEARAHADLVLDTGELTIDEVVQRILTVLAQRGWNGNRESR from the coding sequence ATGCGCATCGTGCTGGTCGGGCCATGTGGCGCCGGGAAGTCGACGATCGCTCGGGAACTCTCCCGCCACGGCCTCGACGTCGTAGTAGTCGGGCAGGAGCATTCGATCATCCGTGACCTCTGGCGACGCCCGCATCCTGATCTCGTCGTCTTCCTCGATGCCAGTCTGGAGACCGTGCGAGCACGCCGTGGATCCGATTGGCCGGAATGGCTCTATCGCACGGAACAGGAACGCCTGGCCGAAGCGCGTGCTCACGCCGACCTCGTTCTCGACACGGGAGAACTGACGATCGACGAGGTCGTCCAGCGTATCCTCACCGTACTCGCGCAGCGGGGATGGAACGGGAACCGGGAAAGCCGATGA